The following are encoded in a window of Roseivirga misakiensis genomic DNA:
- a CDS encoding ExbD/TolR family protein encodes MSKFKKKSESSQDIPTAALPDIIFMLLFFFMVTTVLRETELKVKQVIPRAEQLVKLEKKKLVTYLYVGSPKDESLGSEPLIQANDAFISTDNIVQWVNEEKSKLSEVERDQITVSLKVDEDTKMGIIVDIQTELREANARKIMYAAPTKAKDN; translated from the coding sequence ATGTCTAAGTTCAAGAAAAAGAGTGAATCAAGTCAGGATATACCTACAGCTGCACTCCCGGATATTATCTTTATGCTTCTTTTCTTCTTTATGGTAACAACCGTATTGAGAGAAACTGAGCTGAAAGTAAAGCAAGTAATTCCGAGAGCGGAGCAATTGGTGAAACTAGAGAAGAAGAAGTTGGTAACCTACCTTTATGTTGGGTCACCAAAAGATGAGTCTCTAGGTTCTGAGCCATTGATTCAGGCAAACGACGCATTTATCAGTACTGATAATATTGTACAATGGGTAAATGAAGAAAAGTCTAAATTGAGTGAAGTAGAACGTGATCAAATCACCGTCTCTTTGAAAGTAGATGAGGATACCAAAATGGGTATCATTGTTGACATTCAAACAGAGTTGAGAGAAGCGAATGCTAGAAAGATCATGTATGCTGCGCCAACTAAGGCAAAGGATAATTAA
- a CDS encoding asparaginase, translating into MLELDPIVHFDLFDQPKSRLLIIYTGGTLGMDYDETGTLVPCGFDSVLRRAPVVKELHINLSVISFTKPIDSSSVEIRHWQQMAKIIFDNYGDYDGFLILHGTDTMAYSASALSFMLQGLNKPVIFTGAQLPIASPRSDATENLVTSLEIASDKEDGIPIIKEVCIFFNNRLLRGNRAKKVESQQFDAFESENYPVLAKAGITIDYQWSYLMPSTNEKLRLIDRMDPSIVTLKLFPGLQTSTVDHLIKAPNIKGVILESYGAGNVPHEKWFLDLLEMGVKSGKVILNISQCNGGKVMHGKYETSSKLDQIGVISGEDLTTEAATTKMMHALAVCTKAEEVKICLTSPIRGEMN; encoded by the coding sequence ATGCTTGAGTTAGATCCGATCGTTCACTTTGATCTCTTTGATCAACCAAAATCAAGGCTACTAATCATCTATACAGGTGGAACCTTAGGGATGGATTATGACGAAACAGGAACCTTGGTGCCCTGTGGATTCGATAGTGTATTAAGGAGAGCCCCCGTTGTCAAAGAGCTTCATATTAACCTATCGGTAATCTCCTTCACTAAACCGATTGATTCCTCTAGTGTGGAGATACGCCATTGGCAACAAATGGCAAAAATTATCTTCGATAATTATGGTGATTACGACGGTTTCTTGATTTTGCACGGTACCGATACGATGGCATATTCTGCATCGGCCTTGAGTTTTATGCTACAAGGTCTTAATAAGCCAGTCATATTTACGGGGGCACAATTGCCGATTGCCTCACCACGCTCCGATGCTACCGAAAACTTGGTTACTTCACTGGAAATAGCCTCCGATAAAGAAGATGGTATTCCAATCATTAAAGAGGTGTGCATTTTCTTTAATAATAGGTTGCTCAGAGGTAACCGAGCAAAAAAAGTAGAAAGTCAACAATTCGATGCATTTGAATCAGAAAATTATCCGGTACTGGCCAAGGCGGGTATTACTATTGATTATCAATGGTCTTATCTAATGCCCAGTACAAACGAAAAGCTTCGATTGATTGATCGAATGGACCCATCAATTGTAACGTTAAAGCTTTTTCCAGGGCTCCAAACGTCTACCGTTGATCATCTGATAAAGGCACCTAACATAAAAGGTGTAATTCTGGAAAGCTACGGCGCTGGCAATGTCCCACATGAAAAGTGGTTTTTGGACTTACTCGAAATGGGCGTGAAGTCGGGAAAAGTAATTTTAAATATAAGCCAGTGTAACGGAGGAAAAGTTATGCATGGTAAATACGAAACTAGTAGTAAGCTAGATCAAATAGGAGTTATCAGTGGAGAAGATTTGACTACAGAGGCGGCAACAACTAAAATGATGCATGCATTAGCAGTTTGCACAAAGGCTGAAGAAGTGAAAATATGTTTAACATCTCCGATTAGAGGCGAAATGAACTGA
- a CDS encoding MFS transporter, which produces MSNLKLNDKRTTNGWAMYDWANSVYSLTITTAVFPIYYEEVTTTADGNTLVKFLFWELPNTVLYSYALSFSFLITALMLPLLSGIADCTGKKKLFLKIFAYLGAMSCAGMFFFEGSNIEFGILMVILASIGYSGGLVFYDAFLPEISTVDRYDKLSAKGYSLGYVGSVILLIFNLIMIQKPEVFGLESGSLPARISFLTVAIWWIGFSQITFRRLPSNPFNRKASDAWLKKGYQELRSVYREIQGLPNLKRYVLAYFFFNAGVQAVMYLASLFGAKELNLETAALIQIVLIIQLVAIGGAYLFAELSKRKGNIVSLMVMIGIWVLVCVIAFFIKTELQFYGLAFLVGIIMGGIQALSRSTYSKLIPKETEDHASFFSFYNVTFNLSIVMGTLAYGSIELLTGSMRYSAIGLSAFFVIGLVLIQKVKVKSA; this is translated from the coding sequence ATGAGCAATCTTAAACTTAACGATAAACGAACAACCAATGGTTGGGCAATGTATGACTGGGCCAATTCGGTTTATTCATTAACAATTACTACAGCAGTCTTTCCCATTTACTATGAAGAAGTTACAACGACCGCAGACGGTAATACACTCGTTAAGTTCCTGTTCTGGGAGTTGCCAAATACAGTGCTATACTCATATGCCTTGTCCTTTTCATTCTTGATTACGGCACTGATGCTACCACTTTTAAGTGGAATTGCCGATTGTACTGGTAAGAAGAAGTTATTCTTAAAGATTTTCGCCTACCTGGGTGCCATGTCTTGTGCAGGAATGTTCTTTTTCGAAGGAAGTAATATTGAGTTTGGTATTCTGATGGTCATACTTGCTAGCATAGGGTATTCAGGTGGTTTAGTGTTTTATGATGCCTTTTTGCCAGAAATTTCTACCGTTGATAGGTACGATAAGTTGAGTGCTAAAGGATATTCTTTAGGATATGTCGGCAGTGTGATACTACTGATATTCAATCTCATAATGATTCAAAAACCAGAGGTTTTTGGCTTAGAGAGTGGGTCTTTACCCGCTAGAATATCCTTTTTAACTGTAGCTATTTGGTGGATAGGGTTTTCACAAATCACCTTCCGAAGGTTGCCAAGTAATCCATTTAATAGAAAGGCTTCCGATGCATGGCTTAAAAAAGGTTATCAAGAATTACGAAGCGTTTATCGAGAGATTCAGGGTTTACCGAATCTAAAACGTTATGTTTTAGCCTATTTCTTCTTCAATGCCGGCGTTCAGGCAGTCATGTATTTGGCATCACTTTTCGGCGCCAAAGAGTTGAATTTAGAAACAGCAGCCCTTATACAGATTGTCTTAATCATTCAATTAGTGGCAATCGGAGGAGCCTACCTTTTTGCCGAGCTTTCGAAGCGAAAGGGAAATATAGTGTCCCTGATGGTGATGATCGGCATATGGGTTTTGGTATGTGTCATTGCATTTTTTATCAAGACAGAACTCCAGTTTTACGGTCTCGCATTTCTTGTAGGAATAATCATGGGAGGGATACAAGCTTTATCCCGATCTACCTATTCAAAACTTATCCCTAAAGAGACAGAAGACCATGCCTCATTTTTTAGTTTCTATAATGTAACCTTCAACCTGTCCATTGTCATGGGAACGCTGGCCTATGGTTCCATTGAGTTACTCACGGGATCGATGCGATATAGTGCCATTGGGTTGAGCGCGTTTTTTGTCATCGGTTTAGTCCTGATCCAAAAAGTAAAAGTAAAAAGTGCTTGA
- a CDS encoding MotA/TolQ/ExbB proton channel family protein has protein sequence MKKLFSLLMILGIFAFGFNAAAQDSPAVVDGQAVSDTTAAAQEPDPYPEDAEYEIAEEEQSFDQIIKDKFIEGDPQFMSPVLICLILGLAIAIERIISLNLSTTNTQKLLSKVEDALESGGVEAAKEVTKSTRGPVASIFTQGLMRMSEGIEMVEKSVIAYGSVEMGRLERGLVWISLFISLAPMLGFMGTVIGMIGAFDAIEAAGDISPSLVAGGIKVALLTTVAGLIVAIILQLFYNYCVSKIDSIVNSMEDASISLVDLLVKHKLTK, from the coding sequence ATGAAAAAGTTATTCTCTTTACTGATGATCCTTGGCATTTTTGCTTTTGGATTTAACGCTGCCGCTCAGGATTCTCCAGCAGTAGTTGATGGGCAAGCTGTCTCAGATACTACGGCGGCCGCTCAAGAACCAGATCCATATCCAGAGGATGCAGAGTATGAGATTGCCGAAGAAGAGCAATCTTTCGATCAAATCATTAAAGATAAATTTATTGAAGGTGACCCTCAATTTATGTCACCAGTACTTATCTGTCTTATTCTTGGATTGGCTATCGCCATCGAAAGAATTATTAGCTTAAACCTTTCTACTACTAACACTCAAAAATTATTGAGTAAAGTGGAAGACGCACTTGAATCAGGTGGAGTTGAAGCAGCTAAAGAGGTAACAAAAAGTACAAGAGGCCCAGTAGCGTCGATCTTTACTCAAGGACTAATGAGAATGTCTGAAGGTATCGAAATGGTTGAAAAATCAGTTATCGCCTACGGATCAGTTGAAATGGGACGATTAGAAAGAGGTCTTGTTTGGATTTCTCTTTTCATCTCACTAGCTCCAATGCTTGGTTTCATGGGTACTGTAATTGGTATGATTGGTGCATTCGACGCAATTGAGGCAGCTGGTGATATTTCTCCTTCTCTTGTAGCAGGTGGTATTAAAGTAGCACTTTTGACTACGGTTGCTGGTCTAATTGTAGCGATCATTCTTCAGTTATTCTATAACTACTGTGTATCTAAAATTGACTCTATTGTGAACTCAATGGAAGATGCATCTATTTCTTTAGTAGACCTTTTAGTTAAGCACAAGCTGACTAAGTAA
- a CDS encoding TatD family hydrolase, with product MIDSHAHIYTEQFKEDIDATLERAKEAGLIRIYMPNIDHTSIDSMLELESNHPDYCIATMGLHPCSVKADFEKELYIVEDWLSKREFAAIGEMGTDLYWDKSFLDQQIEAFKIQVGWAKSYKKPIIIHCRESLDMTIDLVEELKSDDLTGVFHCFNGSVEQANRIKELGFYIGLGGVSTFKNAGMDQVIPEIDISNVVLETDSPYLAPVPNRGKRNEPAFIKLIAQKVADYYQKPLEEIISQTVANTNKLFQFDA from the coding sequence ATTTACACAGAGCAATTCAAAGAAGATATTGATGCTACGCTCGAGCGCGCGAAAGAAGCAGGTTTAATCAGGATTTACATGCCCAACATTGACCATACCTCTATTGACAGCATGCTTGAGCTTGAAAGTAACCACCCAGATTATTGCATCGCTACAATGGGACTGCATCCTTGCTCTGTGAAAGCCGATTTTGAAAAAGAGCTATACATCGTCGAAGATTGGTTAAGTAAGCGAGAATTCGCAGCGATAGGAGAGATGGGGACCGATCTATATTGGGATAAAAGTTTTTTGGACCAACAAATAGAAGCATTCAAAATCCAAGTAGGCTGGGCTAAGTCCTACAAAAAGCCAATAATCATTCACTGCCGAGAATCTTTAGATATGACGATCGACTTGGTGGAGGAGTTGAAAAGCGACGATTTAACTGGAGTATTTCACTGTTTTAATGGCAGCGTAGAACAGGCAAATAGAATAAAGGAGTTAGGTTTTTATATTGGATTGGGGGGCGTTTCTACCTTTAAGAATGCAGGAATGGATCAGGTCATTCCAGAGATAGATATCTCAAATGTCGTCTTGGAAACAGATAGCCCATATTTAGCCCCGGTACCGAATCGTGGAAAAAGAAACGAGCCAGCCTTCATCAAGTTGATCGCTCAAAAAGTCGCTGATTACTATCAGAAACCATTAGAAGAGATAATTTCGCAGACTGTCGCCAATACAAACAAACTATTTCAATTCGATGCTTGA
- a CDS encoding ExbD/TolR family protein produces the protein MARSKDKGSQEVNAGSMADIAFLLLIFFLVTTQIATNKGLTLLLPPKQEEDEPIEIKQQERNLFKIQINSEDQLLVENEPLDDVTQIRTMVYDFVLNFGKPSDTKKGKAKVSDREVYESLPGAMKSYIARSLGSDESSDGPSSAIISLKADRGSSYAIFISILDELNAAYNRIYGERVGLTDEEFRKLNRNDPRQKELYDRARAGIPKAISIAEPSSVGG, from the coding sequence ATGGCAAGAAGTAAAGACAAGGGAAGTCAGGAAGTAAATGCAGGCTCTATGGCCGATATTGCATTCTTACTATTGATTTTCTTCCTTGTAACAACCCAGATTGCCACTAACAAAGGACTAACACTTCTTCTTCCACCAAAACAAGAGGAAGATGAACCAATCGAAATCAAGCAGCAAGAGAGAAACCTGTTTAAAATACAGATTAACTCAGAAGACCAGTTGCTTGTTGAAAACGAACCGTTAGACGATGTTACGCAGATAAGAACAATGGTTTATGATTTCGTGCTCAACTTTGGAAAGCCGAGTGATACCAAAAAAGGTAAAGCTAAGGTGAGTGACAGAGAAGTTTACGAATCTTTACCAGGTGCAATGAAATCTTATATTGCTAGAAGCTTAGGATCAGATGAGTCATCTGATGGTCCGAGCAGTGCAATTATTTCATTGAAAGCTGACCGTGGAAGTAGCTATGCAATATTCATTAGCATATTGGATGAGCTCAACGCGGCTTACAATAGAATTTATGGTGAAAGAGTTGGTTTGACTGATGAGGAATTCAGAAAGTTAAACAGAAACGATCCTCGCCAGAAAGAACTATATGATAGAGCTAGAGCGGGTATCCCGAAAGCTATCTCGATTGCAGAACCATCATCAGTAGGAGGATAA